One stretch of Nicotiana tabacum cultivar K326 chromosome 18, ASM71507v2, whole genome shotgun sequence DNA includes these proteins:
- the LOC107802979 gene encoding interactor of constitutive active ROPs 3-like isoform X1 — MQTPKARNSSSEVPQKKSPRGNTTEVPLKISPRAVRSREAPQKISPRAASQDVPQKISPRVARRLKTGALDSDSVSSPHGNSRTPKERRPKVTEQKSPKSLESEKKCPSRVSELESQITQLKNDLKGKISSSEACKKQAEVEAEGSKEHCTILSAELDQSPKQLLEQPSSENPTLCSELETIQKQHSVDSAALTSALIEIKELKAQLETVAESEVTKTKNAEAAQTELQNLKQNLADTLSLMEDMKKQLKDSKDSEAQAQALVTETLLQLESAKKTVETLRSDGNKVMEAYNTISSELDQSRARANLLEDVVCKLQTDASNVGETEIVEVDESKETIEAELSSLKSEVERLRADLVAAEIKYNEEKTRSTLEIRSAYELVEQIKEMSRQREDELQGDLQKFKTQIDELKANLMDKETELQGICEENENLTMKLENAKSGKGENELEKELQRSRLDIENLKANLMDKETELQNILEENEILKLETNKKESNRGKVKDEVAAELEGAKTAEREAQMKLGYMKEEVDKSNRRVARVTEQLDAAQASNAEMEAELRKLKVQSNQWRKAAEVATAMLSNGNNGKFMERTGSMDSHYSPGKISSPYFEDMDEDLMKRKNPNVLKRIGELWKKPVK, encoded by the exons ATGCAGACCCCAAAAGCAAG AAACAGTTCCTCTGAAGTGCCACAAAAGAAATCGCCACGAGGCAATACCACGGAAGTGCCTCTAAAGATCTCTCCGCGAGCTGTGAGATCTCGAGAAGCTCCTCAAAAGATTTCACCTCGAGCGGCTTCTCAAGATGTGCCCCAAAAGATTTCGCCCAGAGTTGCGCGCCGCCTGAAGACGGGTGCACTAGATTCTGACTCTGTATCTTCTCCTCATGGTAATAGTAGGACACCAAAAGAGAGAAGGCCTAAAGTCACTGAGCAGAAGTCTCCCAAAAGTTTGGAGTCAGAg AAGAAGTGTCCGAGCAGGGTATCTGAATTGGAGTCCCAAATCACTCAGCTAAAAAATGATCTTAAGGGAAAGATAAGCTCGTCAGAAGCATGCAAAAAGCAAGCTGAAGTAGAGGCCGAGGGGTCGAAGGAACACTGTACAATATTATCCGCGGAACTGGATCAGTCCCCGAAACAGCTTTTGGAGCAACCTTCTTCTGAGAATCCGACATTGTGTTCAGAACTTGAGACAATCCAAAAACAGCACTCGGTTGACTCAGCTGCATTGACTTCTGCCTTGATTGAGATCAAAGAACTAAAGGCTCAGCTTGAGACTGTTGCTGAATCCGAGGTTACCAAAACAAAGAACGCGGAAGCAGCACAAACTGAGCTCCAAAACTTGAAACAAAACCTGGCGGATACTCTTTCGCTTATGGAAGACATGAAGAAACAACTAAAGGATAGCAAAGATTCAGAAGCTCAAGCTCAAGCACTTGTTACTGAAACTCTGTTGCAACTGGAATCAGCAAAGAAGACTGTAGAGACCCTCAGGTCCGACGGTAATAAAGTTATGGAGGCATACAACACTATATCTTCTGAGTTGGATCAGTCGAGGGCACGTGCAAATTTGTTGGAAGACGTTGTTTGCAAACTCCAAACTGATGCTAGCAATGTTGGTGAAACTGAAATTGTCGAAGTTGATGAAAGTAAGGAAACAATTGAGGCGGAACTGTCTTCTCTGAAATCGGAAGTTGAACGTCTGAGAGCTGATCTGGTAGCAGCTGAAATCAAATACAACGAAGAAAAAACTCGAAGCACACTTGAAATTAGAAGTGCGTATGAGTTGGTGGAGCAAATCAAGGAAATGTCGAGGCAAAGGGAAGATGAGCTGCAGGGAGATTTACAGAAGTTCAAAACACAAATAGATGAGTTGAAGGCAAATTTAATGGATAAAGAAACTGAATTGCAGGGTATTTGCGAGGAGAATGAGAATCTTACCATGAAACTAGAGAATGCCAAATCTGGAAAAGGAGAAAATGAACTTGAAAAGGAGCTTCAGAGATCAAGACTTGATATTGAAAATCTGAAGGCAAATTTGATGGACAAGGAAACCGAACTGCAGAATATTTTAGAGGAAAATGAGATCCTGAAACTAGAAACTAACAAAAAGGAAAGCAATAGAGGTAAAGTGAAGGATGAAGTTGCTGCTGAACTAGAGGGCGCAAAGACTGCAGAACGAGAAGCTCAGATGAAGCTCGGGTATATGAAAGAGGAAGTTGATAAGAGTAACCGGCGGGTAGCTAGGGTAACTGAGCAGTTGGATGCAGCTCAAGCTTCCAATGCAGAAATGGAAGCCGAACTAAGGAAGCTAAAGGTTCAGTCTAACCAATGGAGAAAAGCTGCAGAAGTTGCGACTGCTATGTTATCAAATGGCAATAACGGGAAATTCATGGAAAGAACTGGATCAATGGATAGTCACTACAGTCCCGGCAAGATTAGCTCGCCTTACTTTGaggacatggatgaagatttaatGAAGAGGAAAAATCCAAATGTGCTTAAAAGGATCGGTGAGTTATGGAAGAAGCCAGTGAAATAG
- the LOC107802979 gene encoding interactor of constitutive active ROPs 3-like isoform X2, with translation MKGNSSSEVPQKKSPRGNTTEVPLKISPRAVRSREAPQKISPRAASQDVPQKISPRVARRLKTGALDSDSVSSPHGNSRTPKERRPKVTEQKSPKSLESEKKCPSRVSELESQITQLKNDLKGKISSSEACKKQAEVEAEGSKEHCTILSAELDQSPKQLLEQPSSENPTLCSELETIQKQHSVDSAALTSALIEIKELKAQLETVAESEVTKTKNAEAAQTELQNLKQNLADTLSLMEDMKKQLKDSKDSEAQAQALVTETLLQLESAKKTVETLRSDGNKVMEAYNTISSELDQSRARANLLEDVVCKLQTDASNVGETEIVEVDESKETIEAELSSLKSEVERLRADLVAAEIKYNEEKTRSTLEIRSAYELVEQIKEMSRQREDELQGDLQKFKTQIDELKANLMDKETELQGICEENENLTMKLENAKSGKGENELEKELQRSRLDIENLKANLMDKETELQNILEENEILKLETNKKESNRGKVKDEVAAELEGAKTAEREAQMKLGYMKEEVDKSNRRVARVTEQLDAAQASNAEMEAELRKLKVQSNQWRKAAEVATAMLSNGNNGKFMERTGSMDSHYSPGKISSPYFEDMDEDLMKRKNPNVLKRIGELWKKPVK, from the exons ATGAAAGG AAACAGTTCCTCTGAAGTGCCACAAAAGAAATCGCCACGAGGCAATACCACGGAAGTGCCTCTAAAGATCTCTCCGCGAGCTGTGAGATCTCGAGAAGCTCCTCAAAAGATTTCACCTCGAGCGGCTTCTCAAGATGTGCCCCAAAAGATTTCGCCCAGAGTTGCGCGCCGCCTGAAGACGGGTGCACTAGATTCTGACTCTGTATCTTCTCCTCATGGTAATAGTAGGACACCAAAAGAGAGAAGGCCTAAAGTCACTGAGCAGAAGTCTCCCAAAAGTTTGGAGTCAGAg AAGAAGTGTCCGAGCAGGGTATCTGAATTGGAGTCCCAAATCACTCAGCTAAAAAATGATCTTAAGGGAAAGATAAGCTCGTCAGAAGCATGCAAAAAGCAAGCTGAAGTAGAGGCCGAGGGGTCGAAGGAACACTGTACAATATTATCCGCGGAACTGGATCAGTCCCCGAAACAGCTTTTGGAGCAACCTTCTTCTGAGAATCCGACATTGTGTTCAGAACTTGAGACAATCCAAAAACAGCACTCGGTTGACTCAGCTGCATTGACTTCTGCCTTGATTGAGATCAAAGAACTAAAGGCTCAGCTTGAGACTGTTGCTGAATCCGAGGTTACCAAAACAAAGAACGCGGAAGCAGCACAAACTGAGCTCCAAAACTTGAAACAAAACCTGGCGGATACTCTTTCGCTTATGGAAGACATGAAGAAACAACTAAAGGATAGCAAAGATTCAGAAGCTCAAGCTCAAGCACTTGTTACTGAAACTCTGTTGCAACTGGAATCAGCAAAGAAGACTGTAGAGACCCTCAGGTCCGACGGTAATAAAGTTATGGAGGCATACAACACTATATCTTCTGAGTTGGATCAGTCGAGGGCACGTGCAAATTTGTTGGAAGACGTTGTTTGCAAACTCCAAACTGATGCTAGCAATGTTGGTGAAACTGAAATTGTCGAAGTTGATGAAAGTAAGGAAACAATTGAGGCGGAACTGTCTTCTCTGAAATCGGAAGTTGAACGTCTGAGAGCTGATCTGGTAGCAGCTGAAATCAAATACAACGAAGAAAAAACTCGAAGCACACTTGAAATTAGAAGTGCGTATGAGTTGGTGGAGCAAATCAAGGAAATGTCGAGGCAAAGGGAAGATGAGCTGCAGGGAGATTTACAGAAGTTCAAAACACAAATAGATGAGTTGAAGGCAAATTTAATGGATAAAGAAACTGAATTGCAGGGTATTTGCGAGGAGAATGAGAATCTTACCATGAAACTAGAGAATGCCAAATCTGGAAAAGGAGAAAATGAACTTGAAAAGGAGCTTCAGAGATCAAGACTTGATATTGAAAATCTGAAGGCAAATTTGATGGACAAGGAAACCGAACTGCAGAATATTTTAGAGGAAAATGAGATCCTGAAACTAGAAACTAACAAAAAGGAAAGCAATAGAGGTAAAGTGAAGGATGAAGTTGCTGCTGAACTAGAGGGCGCAAAGACTGCAGAACGAGAAGCTCAGATGAAGCTCGGGTATATGAAAGAGGAAGTTGATAAGAGTAACCGGCGGGTAGCTAGGGTAACTGAGCAGTTGGATGCAGCTCAAGCTTCCAATGCAGAAATGGAAGCCGAACTAAGGAAGCTAAAGGTTCAGTCTAACCAATGGAGAAAAGCTGCAGAAGTTGCGACTGCTATGTTATCAAATGGCAATAACGGGAAATTCATGGAAAGAACTGGATCAATGGATAGTCACTACAGTCCCGGCAAGATTAGCTCGCCTTACTTTGaggacatggatgaagatttaatGAAGAGGAAAAATCCAAATGTGCTTAAAAGGATCGGTGAGTTATGGAAGAAGCCAGTGAAATAG